A genomic segment from Chitinophaga niabensis encodes:
- a CDS encoding NupC/NupG family nucleoside CNT transporter, which translates to MLHWENLTRGFLGMFFLILVCYLLSNNRKAINWKLVGLGIFAQVMFAMGVLNTQAGGQPVFWELFIIMVLIFIFNRFRRKQQEGFDLPKDALSWLLALAGLAGFYFGIIRSHQYAFPAIAFTVGLVPIVAMIRILQKRSLELLKWTILTACILLAICVFTRLCNPEIFRSVLSSVSSSFVALINNSHAGTEFMFGALADASGNWAYIFAVQVLPNIIFFAALSSILYYLGILQKIVYIFAYLLNKLKISGAESLSTAANIFLGQTEAPLMIRPYLEGMSRSEILCIMIGGMANTAGSVMAAYVGMLGGTDVTQQEYFALHMLSQSIMSAPAAIVCSKILFPETKEHLISKELKIPKEKLGDNFLDALSLGTTDGLKLAVNVGAMLIVFTAMMYVLNAMLGWVGDQTNLNAEINTISGGRYKELSLQLILGYVFSPVAWIIGVPSQDMLSIGQLLGEKTILNEFLAYKSLGEMKAASLITDPKSLLIATYALCGFANFASIGIQIGGISQLAPNQRKNLTELGVRALIGGTIACLMCGCIAGALT; encoded by the coding sequence ATGCTACATTGGGAAAATCTTACCCGTGGATTCCTGGGAATGTTCTTTCTTATCCTGGTTTGTTATCTGCTGAGCAATAATCGTAAAGCCATTAACTGGAAACTGGTAGGGCTGGGCATCTTTGCACAGGTAATGTTTGCTATGGGTGTACTCAACACCCAGGCCGGCGGGCAACCCGTTTTCTGGGAACTCTTCATCATCATGGTGCTGATCTTCATCTTTAACCGCTTCCGCAGGAAACAGCAGGAAGGTTTTGATCTGCCCAAAGATGCGCTGAGCTGGCTGTTGGCACTGGCAGGCCTTGCAGGTTTTTATTTCGGTATCATTCGCAGCCATCAGTATGCATTTCCGGCCATTGCCTTTACAGTGGGTCTTGTTCCTATTGTAGCCATGATCAGGATACTGCAGAAGCGCTCACTGGAGTTACTGAAATGGACGATCCTTACAGCCTGCATCCTGCTGGCTATTTGTGTATTTACGCGATTATGTAATCCTGAAATATTCCGCAGCGTTCTTTCTTCTGTATCCAGTTCTTTTGTAGCGCTGATCAATAACAGTCATGCCGGTACGGAATTCATGTTCGGCGCACTGGCAGATGCCAGCGGTAACTGGGCCTATATTTTTGCGGTGCAGGTATTACCGAACATCATCTTCTTTGCAGCGCTTTCTTCTATTCTTTACTACCTGGGCATCCTGCAAAAGATCGTATACATCTTTGCTTACCTTCTGAATAAGCTCAAGATCTCCGGTGCTGAAAGTCTCTCTACCGCCGCGAATATTTTCCTGGGCCAAACGGAAGCCCCGCTGATGATCCGCCCTTACCTGGAAGGTATGAGCCGCTCTGAGATCCTCTGTATTATGATCGGTGGTATGGCCAACACTGCAGGGAGCGTAATGGCTGCCTATGTTGGCATGCTGGGAGGAACGGATGTAACACAGCAGGAATATTTTGCCTTACACATGCTCAGCCAGAGCATTATGAGTGCCCCTGCCGCCATTGTTTGCTCTAAAATATTATTCCCGGAAACCAAGGAACACCTGATCTCCAAGGAACTGAAGATACCGAAGGAAAAACTGGGAGACAACTTCCTGGATGCCCTTTCGTTAGGTACTACAGACGGGTTGAAACTCGCCGTGAATGTAGGTGCCATGCTGATTGTTTTTACCGCTATGATGTATGTGCTGAATGCCATGCTGGGATGGGTCGGCGATCAAACCAATCTGAATGCGGAGATCAATACTATCAGCGGAGGAAGGTATAAGGAATTATCCCTGCAGCTGATCCTGGGTTACGTGTTCTCCCCTGTTGCCTGGATCATTGGCGTCCCCTCGCAGGACATGCTCAGTATAGGCCAGTTGCTGGGTGAAAAAACCATCCTGAATGAATTCCTGGCCTATAAATCCCTGGGAGAGATGAAGGCCGCCAGCCTGATCACCGATCCCAAATCCTTGCTGATCGCTACCTATGCGCTCTGCGGGTTTGCCAACTTTGCCTCTATAGGCATCCAGATCGGGGGGATCAGCCAGCTGGCACCCAATCAGCGGAAGAACCTCACGGAACTTGGTGTAAGGGCCCTGATAGGCGGCACCATTGCCTGTTTGATGTGTGGCTGCATAGCCGGCGCCTTAACCTGA
- a CDS encoding DUF192 domain-containing protein — protein MNFKIIILAAWGSLYMASCQNQPTGTRADSSAVSTVTAPAPVVDNGPVFKKEGVLSFISKEKGDTIKTIDIEIAETDEERARGLMDRKSMQDTQGMLFIFAEAEEQSFWMKNTYISLDIMYVGADLEIVSIQKYATPLSEESLPSFKKAKYVVETNAGFADRYKVKYGDKIVFTKD, from the coding sequence ATGAACTTTAAGATCATCATACTGGCTGCATGGGGCAGCCTGTATATGGCTTCCTGCCAGAATCAACCAACCGGCACACGGGCAGACTCTTCTGCTGTTTCTACTGTAACAGCTCCTGCTCCTGTAGTGGATAATGGCCCGGTCTTCAAAAAAGAGGGAGTACTTTCTTTTATCAGCAAGGAAAAAGGCGATACCATCAAAACCATTGATATTGAGATAGCTGAAACAGACGAAGAACGCGCCAGGGGGCTGATGGACCGCAAATCCATGCAGGATACACAGGGCATGCTGTTCATCTTTGCCGAAGCGGAAGAACAATCCTTCTGGATGAAGAACACTTACATTTCATTGGATATCATGTACGTAGGGGCAGACCTGGAGATCGTATCCATCCAGAAATACGCCACCCCTTTATCTGAAGAGAGCCTTCCCTCCTTCAAAAAAGCCAAATATGTAGTGGAAACAAATGCCGGTTTTGCAGATAGATATAAGGTGAAGTACGGCGATAAGATTGTCTTCACAAAAGACTAA
- the mqnE gene encoding aminofutalosine synthase MqnE, protein MTTTIATQPGLLTILNAASLDKDIRRIADKVLQQERLTQEDGVTLFEKGDIGVLGALANHVRERKHGNKTYFNRNFHIEPTNVCVFTCKFCSYSRLYKNREEGWELSIDQMLDIVKKYDGQPVTEVHIVGGVHPKMNLDFFIELMQKIKAHRPDLHVKGFTPVELDYMFRKAKLSTEEGMKKMHEAGLQSLPGGGAEIFHPDIRNQICHDKVDGDGWLEIHRIAHKLGMHSNATMLYGHIEEYWHRIDHMERLRQLQDETGGFNTFIPLKFRNKQNDMAHIPESTIVGDLKMYSVARLYMDNFPHLKAYWPMLGRNTAQLTLSFGVNDLDGTIDDTTKIYSMAGSEEQNPSMNTAQLAMLIKQAGRIPVERDTVYNEIRDYGDVVFSDEELLN, encoded by the coding sequence ATGACGACGACCATAGCAACACAGCCGGGATTACTGACCATACTTAACGCCGCTTCTCTGGACAAAGATATACGCCGGATCGCTGACAAAGTTTTGCAACAGGAAAGGCTTACGCAGGAAGACGGCGTAACGCTGTTTGAGAAAGGAGATATCGGAGTACTCGGCGCACTGGCCAACCATGTAAGAGAAAGGAAACACGGCAACAAAACCTACTTCAACCGTAATTTTCATATAGAACCTACCAACGTTTGCGTATTTACCTGCAAGTTCTGCTCTTATTCCAGGTTGTACAAAAACCGTGAAGAAGGCTGGGAACTCAGCATTGACCAGATGCTGGATATTGTAAAGAAATACGACGGCCAGCCTGTTACCGAAGTGCACATCGTAGGGGGCGTACATCCCAAAATGAACCTGGATTTCTTTATTGAGCTCATGCAAAAGATCAAGGCACACCGCCCTGACCTGCACGTGAAAGGCTTTACGCCGGTAGAGCTGGACTATATGTTCCGTAAAGCAAAGCTCAGCACGGAAGAAGGCATGAAAAAAATGCATGAAGCCGGTCTGCAATCCTTACCGGGTGGCGGCGCGGAGATCTTCCACCCTGATATCCGCAACCAGATCTGCCACGATAAAGTGGACGGAGATGGCTGGCTGGAAATTCACCGTATTGCTCATAAACTGGGTATGCACTCCAACGCTACCATGCTCTATGGCCATATTGAAGAATACTGGCACCGCATAGATCATATGGAACGCCTCCGCCAGCTGCAGGATGAAACAGGTGGCTTCAACACCTTCATTCCCCTGAAGTTCCGCAACAAGCAAAACGACATGGCGCATATACCGGAATCTACCATTGTGGGAGACCTCAAGATGTATTCCGTAGCCAGGTTATACATGGATAACTTCCCTCACCTGAAAGCCTATTGGCCCATGCTGGGAAGGAATACCGCACAGCTCACCCTTTCCTTTGGGGTGAATGATCTGGACGGCACTATCGACGATACCACCAAGATCTATTCCATGGCAGGTTCCGAAGAACAGAACCCTTCCATGAATACCGCACAACTGGCCATGCTTATCAAACAGGCAGGCAGGATCCCGGTTGAACGGGATACCGTGTATAATGAGATCAGGGATTATGGTGACGTTGTTTTTTCAGACGAAGAATTACTCAACTGA
- a CDS encoding M43 family zinc metalloprotease, with the protein MHILFTITYNEHNLRNFTLISIFIFFGFGSFAQRKCGTAEVLAEKLAAQPKLAKRMQAIELDLQKKRPDNRLFRVNPLINVPVVVHVVLPNPTQVTDQQVLDQLAALNLDYLAANTDINKVPAVWQARIGNPQIQFCLAVRTPDGDPSSGITRTTTTHGAFSVNNSASEVKYTNTGGAPGWDNTRFLNIWVCDLASDYLGVATPPGNIFPAAEDGVVVDYRAFGRMGSAQAPFNLGRTLTHEIGHFFGLKHTWADDNGGCTQDDGVDDTPLQGDHTYNCPTFPQLDNCTTVAPGIMFMNYMDYVNDACMYLFTAGQTDRMRNAIDAQRASLITSDGCTPVNLKTRDAGITAVSQPQGYLCEAGQTPVVTLKNRGSETLTSVTIRYAINGGTPVNYSWTGNLAMLQQAEVTLPVLTAGEGNSTLKAYTVQPNGAADDQPDNDTTAVSFSYRREVSIPFTETFDNTLFPPAGFSISNPDRSFTWERSTTGSKGSAGSALMRNLGYARNDEIDDLLGPVVDAANADSIFLSFDLAAATASPVGMPNNPWDTLEVLLTTDCGKTFIPTGYKKWGSSLVTRTIPTIQEFVPAANEWRTDTIDLTPFIRNKKFRVVFRNTTNYENNVYIDQVNIFKKDVNSTLRDKGILVWPNPFSRQFYVEFSTWPEDLLGIAVFDAAGRLVYQQQPLARVGNRVTIDLVNGANGVYFVKLFYTQQVRTYKIVKAK; encoded by the coding sequence TTGCATATACTATTCACTATCACCTATAATGAACACAACTTGCGTAACTTTACCCTGATCTCCATATTCATTTTCTTTGGTTTTGGAAGCTTTGCCCAACGCAAATGTGGTACGGCGGAAGTGCTGGCAGAGAAGCTGGCAGCACAACCCAAACTGGCAAAAAGGATGCAGGCTATAGAACTGGACCTTCAGAAAAAAAGACCGGACAACAGGCTCTTCCGTGTAAATCCGCTGATCAATGTTCCCGTAGTAGTACACGTTGTATTGCCTAACCCCACCCAGGTAACAGACCAGCAGGTCCTGGACCAGCTGGCAGCACTTAACCTGGATTATCTCGCCGCTAATACAGATATCAATAAAGTACCCGCCGTATGGCAGGCCCGGATAGGCAACCCGCAGATCCAGTTTTGCCTGGCCGTGCGCACGCCGGACGGAGATCCTTCCTCCGGTATTACCCGCACTACCACTACACATGGTGCCTTTTCAGTGAATAACAGCGCCAGCGAAGTAAAATATACCAATACCGGCGGTGCGCCCGGCTGGGATAACACCCGCTTCCTGAACATCTGGGTATGCGACCTGGCCAGCGATTACCTGGGTGTAGCCACCCCTCCCGGCAATATATTCCCCGCAGCAGAAGATGGTGTGGTGGTGGATTACAGGGCCTTTGGCAGAATGGGCAGCGCACAGGCACCTTTTAACCTGGGCCGCACCCTTACCCACGAAATAGGGCACTTCTTCGGACTGAAACATACCTGGGCCGATGACAACGGAGGCTGCACACAGGATGATGGTGTGGACGACACTCCCCTGCAGGGCGATCACACCTACAACTGCCCCACTTTTCCGCAGCTGGACAATTGTACCACGGTTGCTCCCGGTATCATGTTCATGAATTACATGGATTATGTGAACGATGCCTGCATGTATCTTTTCACCGCAGGGCAAACTGACCGCATGCGGAATGCGATAGATGCACAAAGAGCTTCCCTGATCACCTCAGACGGTTGCACTCCCGTGAACCTGAAAACGAGAGATGCCGGCATTACCGCCGTATCCCAGCCACAGGGTTATCTCTGCGAAGCAGGGCAAACACCCGTTGTAACCTTAAAGAACCGCGGCTCAGAAACGCTTACCAGCGTAACCATCCGCTACGCCATCAATGGCGGAACACCGGTAAATTACAGCTGGACGGGCAACCTCGCCATGCTGCAGCAGGCAGAAGTTACCCTCCCTGTTCTCACAGCCGGAGAAGGCAATTCCACCCTGAAAGCATATACCGTACAGCCAAACGGCGCAGCAGACGATCAGCCGGATAATGATACCACCGCTGTGAGCTTCAGCTACCGCCGCGAAGTAAGCATACCATTTACAGAAACCTTCGATAATACCCTCTTCCCGCCTGCCGGGTTCAGTATCTCAAACCCTGACAGGAGCTTTACCTGGGAACGTTCCACCACTGGCAGCAAAGGCAGCGCCGGTTCTGCATTAATGCGCAACCTGGGCTATGCCCGCAATGATGAAATAGACGACCTGCTGGGACCGGTAGTAGATGCCGCCAATGCAGACTCTATCTTCCTCTCTTTTGACCTCGCCGCCGCAACAGCCAGCCCCGTTGGCATGCCCAATAATCCCTGGGATACCCTGGAGGTATTGCTGACAACAGACTGTGGTAAAACATTCATTCCCACCGGTTATAAGAAGTGGGGCAGCTCACTGGTGACCAGGACCATCCCTACTATCCAGGAATTTGTTCCCGCAGCTAATGAATGGCGCACGGACACCATAGACCTTACACCTTTTATCCGGAATAAGAAGTTCAGGGTAGTGTTCCGCAACACCACCAACTACGAGAACAATGTGTACATAGACCAGGTCAATATCTTCAAAAAGGATGTGAACAGTACCCTCCGGGATAAAGGCATCCTTGTATGGCCAAACCCTTTCAGCCGCCAGTTCTACGTTGAGTTCAGCACCTGGCCGGAAGACCTGCTGGGCATTGCCGTTTTTGATGCCGCAGGAAGGCTCGTTTATCAGCAGCAACCGTTAGCCCGCGTGGGTAACAGGGTTACAATTGATTTGGTAAATGGGGCAAATGGTGTTTACTTTGTGAAGTTGTTTTACACGCAACAGGTGAGGACTTATAAAATAGTGAAAGCAAAATGA
- a CDS encoding glycosyltransferase family 87 protein, with protein sequence MGELQLGNTSFLIRAGGKEWPVIILWFGISIFAAGKEIWNDNINNYLIFKHVYLHVTTLQPLYLFYPEQYHDVNLYGPVFSLLIAPFSMLPDHIGAMLWAIANTTFLYFAIRQLPLTRIQQNFILLFCSNELFGASSYLQFNQGIAACIILSFALILKGKEFLAAALIVVGTLTKLYGIVGLAFFFFSDNKWTLIKGLFFWGIVFFLLPMLLSSPAYILQTYGQWAEALVIKNNKNVQGALLQDISAMGFIRRTFHLQNMANCWVIIPAIVIFVSQYMMLPWRQNSTYRLYILCSALLFPLLFSTSSEAATYIIAFPAVCIWYVIQTPAKWKTAVFIFALIFCSFAHSDLVTPWVRHHISVPYAIKAFPCLLIWLLIAYQVLTKKFLPKGNKKEHALIYLQTNNKQV encoded by the coding sequence ATGGGGGAACTACAACTGGGTAACACATCGTTTCTGATCAGAGCGGGCGGGAAAGAATGGCCTGTTATCATTCTTTGGTTTGGCATTTCCATATTTGCCGCCGGGAAAGAGATCTGGAATGATAACATCAATAACTACCTTATTTTCAAACATGTTTACCTTCACGTTACCACCCTGCAACCTTTATACCTCTTTTACCCTGAACAATACCATGATGTAAATCTGTACGGCCCGGTATTCAGCCTCCTCATCGCGCCTTTCAGCATGCTGCCTGATCATATCGGCGCCATGTTGTGGGCCATTGCCAATACCACTTTCCTCTACTTTGCTATCCGGCAGTTACCACTTACCCGCATACAGCAAAATTTCATTTTGCTCTTTTGCAGTAATGAGCTATTTGGTGCCAGCAGTTATCTTCAGTTTAACCAGGGTATTGCGGCCTGTATCATTTTAAGTTTTGCACTTATCCTGAAAGGAAAAGAATTCCTGGCCGCAGCGCTGATCGTTGTAGGTACACTTACAAAACTCTATGGTATAGTGGGCCTTGCTTTCTTCTTTTTCAGCGATAACAAATGGACCCTCATTAAAGGACTTTTCTTCTGGGGCATTGTGTTCTTCCTTCTTCCCATGCTCCTCTCCTCACCTGCTTATATCCTGCAAACCTATGGGCAATGGGCTGAAGCACTGGTCATAAAAAATAACAAGAATGTACAGGGCGCGCTGTTACAGGATATTTCCGCCATGGGTTTTATCAGGCGCACCTTCCACCTGCAAAACATGGCCAATTGCTGGGTGATCATCCCGGCCATTGTGATATTTGTAAGTCAGTATATGATGCTTCCCTGGAGGCAGAACAGTACCTACCGCCTTTATATACTTTGTTCCGCACTGCTTTTCCCCTTACTATTCAGTACCAGTTCAGAAGCGGCTACCTATATTATTGCCTTCCCTGCTGTTTGCATCTGGTATGTTATACAAACACCGGCAAAATGGAAGACAGCCGTTTTCATTTTCGCCCTGATCTTTTGCAGCTTTGCTCATTCAGACCTTGTAACACCATGGGTGCGCCATCATATCTCCGTGCCTTATGCCATCAAAGCATTCCCCTGCCTGCTCATCTGGCTACTCATTGCTTACCAGGTACTTACAAAAAAATTCCTACCTAAGGGTAACAAAAAGGAACATGCGCTGATCTACTTGCAAACAAACAACAAGCAAGTATGA
- a CDS encoding T9SS type B sorting domain-containing protein, which translates to MLRFNRLFIYLCVLFIPNIATAQTAGFLAPDTVCVNEPINLQNTSTGVTNYLWNFCSGTVYSAPQLVNLGNPGGNFKDPVFSAIAKEGNNYYVFVVNNTDPDLIRLDFGNSLLNTPVATRLLNLVPPSGEGIQIVQDATGWHAIIVGGTVAQGSRIVRVDFGASLANNAPSVTNWGNRGNMAYPTDLYIFQEGGRYYGFTNNFENSTITRLDFGTDFSNPPTGFNMGNFSGLMNRPSGIFAVQENANWYLLVTNEGSNKLVRLNFGTSLLNNTPVAVDLGNPGNAFNHPRDISVVKECGQTMAVVVNGVLNGTPSISRLNFAGGVAGTPSGTDLGNPGSTLAFPASISSVFRVDNELYAFIPNVQNGTMSRVAFRSCSDASIPNATTATPPAFHYTRPGHYTVNLITDEGTPFQQNFCKNIVVVDPPAVSLGTDIIVCNGATVNLNAGGGFSRYSWSTGANTQQISVTTSGLYDVTVDNGGCTATDQIQVTFNNILVINPVTTDIDCTHPTGTATIGVAGGTAPYRYTLDNGTETTGNVFSGLAQGNHTISVRDAVGCITTETFVINVDNTKIIRFTASGQNPTCFGLQDGTISALVTQGIPPFQFALGTQPFQTQPDFTGLAGGTYKIYARNGVCLDSQMVTLVTPAQVAGTVAALDEMCDNGNGSARITITGGTAPYDILWSDGTSNTTLTGLSAGDYSVTVSDVNGCGSTTDFSIANNRTDRVRIINNDTTINIGDEIILRAENAPDYVWEPIDGGLSSLTGAITTARPVRDTRYIVRTLTGTNCVTSDTVNVTLTYNRSFQMPTAFSPNRDGVNDLFRPKSQGLVVFHMLIYNRWGQLLHQTADHRKGWDGKFNNVIADIGTYIYVVEYGFWDDTGKIVIEKKQGSFTLIR; encoded by the coding sequence ATGTTAAGATTCAACCGTTTGTTTATTTACCTGTGCGTACTCTTTATTCCCAATATAGCCACCGCACAAACTGCAGGATTCCTGGCACCGGATACGGTCTGCGTCAATGAGCCCATCAACCTTCAGAATACTTCCACCGGCGTAACCAATTACTTATGGAACTTTTGTTCCGGTACGGTGTATAGCGCTCCTCAACTGGTGAACCTTGGCAATCCCGGGGGGAATTTCAAAGACCCGGTATTCTCTGCTATTGCCAAAGAAGGGAATAACTACTACGTGTTTGTGGTGAATAATACGGATCCGGACCTGATAAGACTTGATTTCGGCAATAGTTTGCTAAACACACCGGTGGCTACCCGGCTCCTGAACCTGGTACCGCCCAGCGGGGAGGGTATCCAGATCGTGCAGGATGCTACAGGCTGGCATGCGATCATTGTAGGGGGAACTGTGGCACAGGGCTCCAGGATTGTGAGAGTGGATTTCGGGGCTTCCCTGGCTAACAATGCACCCTCCGTTACCAACTGGGGGAACAGGGGCAATATGGCTTATCCTACAGACCTGTATATTTTCCAGGAAGGAGGAAGGTATTATGGCTTCACCAATAACTTCGAAAATTCCACTATTACCCGGCTGGATTTTGGAACTGATTTCAGTAATCCGCCAACTGGTTTTAACATGGGTAATTTCAGTGGATTGATGAACAGGCCTTCCGGTATTTTTGCGGTGCAGGAAAATGCCAACTGGTACCTCCTGGTAACCAATGAAGGTTCCAATAAGCTGGTCCGGTTAAATTTCGGAACTTCTTTGCTGAATAACACACCTGTTGCCGTAGACCTTGGTAATCCAGGGAATGCATTTAATCATCCAAGGGATATCAGTGTTGTGAAAGAGTGCGGCCAGACGATGGCCGTGGTGGTGAATGGTGTCCTCAATGGTACACCCTCTATTTCCAGGTTAAACTTTGCAGGTGGGGTAGCCGGAACACCCAGTGGTACCGACCTGGGTAATCCGGGATCAACACTGGCTTTTCCCGCTTCCATTTCTTCTGTGTTCCGCGTAGACAATGAATTGTATGCATTCATTCCAAATGTGCAGAATGGCACTATGAGCCGTGTGGCATTCAGGAGTTGTTCGGATGCCAGTATTCCGAATGCAACAACCGCCACACCACCTGCTTTTCATTATACCCGGCCGGGGCATTATACCGTAAACCTGATCACAGATGAAGGAACACCTTTTCAGCAGAACTTCTGTAAGAACATTGTAGTAGTAGATCCTCCGGCTGTATCGCTTGGAACGGATATCATTGTTTGCAATGGAGCTACCGTTAATCTGAATGCCGGCGGAGGATTCAGCCGTTATTCCTGGAGTACCGGTGCTAATACACAGCAAATATCTGTGACCACTTCCGGGCTGTATGATGTAACGGTAGATAATGGCGGATGTACTGCAACAGATCAGATACAGGTAACGTTCAATAATATCCTGGTCATCAATCCTGTTACCACGGACATTGATTGTACGCATCCCACGGGTACTGCTACCATTGGCGTGGCCGGTGGCACGGCGCCATACAGATATACCCTGGATAATGGAACGGAAACCACCGGTAATGTATTCTCCGGCCTGGCGCAGGGAAATCATACCATCAGCGTAAGGGATGCAGTTGGATGTATCACCACAGAAACTTTTGTCATCAACGTTGATAATACAAAGATCATTCGTTTTACAGCGTCCGGGCAGAACCCTACCTGCTTCGGTTTACAGGATGGCACTATTTCAGCGTTGGTAACACAGGGTATTCCTCCATTTCAGTTTGCGCTGGGAACGCAGCCATTTCAAACGCAACCGGACTTTACAGGATTAGCCGGAGGTACCTATAAAATATATGCACGGAACGGTGTTTGCCTGGATAGCCAGATGGTGACCCTTGTAACACCTGCACAGGTTGCAGGTACAGTAGCAGCGCTGGATGAAATGTGCGACAACGGAAATGGTTCAGCACGCATCACCATCACCGGCGGCACAGCGCCTTACGATATCCTGTGGAGCGATGGCACTTCCAATACCACGCTCACGGGTTTGTCCGCAGGTGATTACAGCGTAACAGTGAGTGATGTGAATGGTTGCGGCAGTACAACGGATTTCAGTATTGCCAATAACAGAACAGACCGCGTGCGTATCATTAATAACGATACAACGATCAATATCGGAGATGAGATCATCCTGAGAGCAGAAAATGCGCCGGATTATGTATGGGAACCGATAGACGGCGGGCTGAGCAGTTTAACCGGTGCTATTACCACTGCGAGGCCTGTGAGAGATACGCGGTATATTGTACGTACACTTACAGGTACTAACTGTGTTACTTCAGATACAGTGAACGTTACGCTCACTTATAACAGGTCTTTCCAGATGCCCACTGCATTTTCTCCCAACAGGGATGGTGTGAACGATCTGTTCCGTCCTAAAAGCCAGGGGCTGGTGGTGTTTCATATGCTCATTTACAACAGGTGGGGGCAGTTGCTGCATCAGACCGCAGATCACCGGAAAGGATGGGATGGTAAGTTCAATAATGTTATAGCGGATATTGGCACTTATATCTACGTGGTAGAATATGGTTTCTGGGATGATACAGGAAAAATAGTGATAGAAAAGAAACAGGGTTCTTTCACCCTGATACGGTAA
- the trxA gene encoding thioredoxin, translating into MALEFTDANFQSSVLNSDKLTVVDFWAEWCGPCRAIGPVIEELSKDYDGKVNVGKVNVDNNPQISMNYGITSIPAILFIKNGQVVDKQVGAVPRSVLEKKIQANL; encoded by the coding sequence ATGGCTTTAGAATTCACAGATGCGAACTTTCAATCCAGTGTATTGAATTCGGATAAATTAACCGTGGTAGACTTTTGGGCAGAATGGTGTGGTCCTTGCCGCGCAATCGGACCAGTGATCGAAGAATTGTCTAAAGACTACGATGGTAAAGTGAACGTAGGTAAAGTGAATGTAGACAACAACCCTCAGATCTCCATGAACTACGGCATCACCAGTATCCCTGCTATCCTGTTCATCAAAAATGGCCAGGTGGTAGACAAGCAGGTGGGCGCTGTTCCAAGATCTGTACTGGAAAAGAAAATTCAGGCAAACCTCTAA